The Hyphomonas sediminis genome contains the following window.
ACTTTGAAAGGGGACTCTGAATGTCTGGAAAATGGTCTGGCTACAGCCTGAATGGTTGCCGGTTCGAGACGCGGCCAAGCGCGGCGCCTACGCTGACGGCGCCGACTGTCCGTCTCCCCGATAAAGTCGATCTCCGGGCGCATTGCTCGCCGGTGGAAGATCAGTTGCGCACACAGTCTTGTGTTGCAAATGCGGTGATCGGCGCACTGGAATATCATATCCTCAAAGCGGGGCGTCCTCTTACGGATTTGTCGCGCCTCTTTGTCTACTACAATGCCCGCAGGCTTTCTGACTCTACGATGCTGGATCAGGGAAGCTTTATTCATCACGGGATGGCTGCGGTGCTCGCCTATGGTGCCTGCGAGGCGGCGCTGTGGCCTTTCATGGAATCCATGGTCATCATGCAGCCGCCAGAAACGGCATATCAGAATGCGCGGAACTATGATGCAGTGCAGTATGCCCGTACGCCTCGTGGCGTCCCGGCTTTGACTGCATTGGCGCATGGGCTGCCGGTAGTTTTCGGCATGTATGCACCCGGAGAGTATTACGATGCCGCTGCGCAGACCGGGCGCATGCCCCGGCCCGATCAGGTGGTTCCGCAAAAGCCGCCATCTGGGCACGCCATGCTCATTGTGGGCTACGATTTGCCGGC
Protein-coding sequences here:
- a CDS encoding C1 family peptidase, which produces MSGKWSGYSLNGCRFETRPSAAPTLTAPTVRLPDKVDLRAHCSPVEDQLRTQSCVANAVIGALEYHILKAGRPLTDLSRLFVYYNARRLSDSTMLDQGSFIHHGMAAVLAYGACEAALWPFMESMVIMQPPETAYQNARNYDAVQYARTPRGVPALTALAHGLPVVFGMYAPGEYYDAAAQTGRMPRPDQVVPQKPPSGHAMLIVGYDLPARLYLVRNSWGHGWAEHGYCWIPFETIDAWSTEEDFWTFGAIEETQGFKLAGPSLADSMKSVGVASELVEARSGRLDALRSGLRQSLSSNLEAAKKDFRDRLRGK